A region from the Halobacillus mangrovi genome encodes:
- a CDS encoding MFS transporter, with amino-acid sequence MNQLEEKFETVQKAPEFKKNSQVFRFIGGNLVSFFGDQIYMIALPLIVLAITESPLSMGIVAALERLPVLIQPIAGVIADRFNRKSLLLVCDLLRGLIIGGNGGFTYERGLYGCGKCMWGLL; translated from the coding sequence ATGAATCAGCTTGAGGAAAAGTTCGAGACCGTACAGAAAGCTCCGGAGTTTAAAAAGAATAGCCAGGTTTTCAGGTTTATTGGGGGAAACCTGGTGTCCTTCTTCGGGGATCAAATCTACATGATTGCATTACCCTTAATTGTCTTAGCTATTACAGAGTCGCCGTTGAGCATGGGGATTGTCGCTGCTTTAGAACGCCTGCCTGTTCTAATCCAGCCCATTGCGGGAGTCATTGCCGATCGTTTTAATAGAAAATCACTTTTATTAGTCTGTGATTTACTTAGAGGTCTTATTATTGGGGGCAATGGGGGCTTTACATATGAACGGGGTCTCTATGGATGTGGGAAGTGTATGTGGGGTCTCTTGTGA
- a CDS encoding GNAT family N-acetyltransferase, with protein sequence MRRFTSTDDYQAIKPLLCLATSEGKAEQALFQYLKSEEQSLFLYEKEGMLAGCMGIKFTTNYNAVIQQIAVSPGYRKQRIGKSMVEFILEQYKLRELSAETDDEAVGFYQKLGFEVKSLGEKYKGVTRYQCTLYQN encoded by the coding sequence ATGAGAAGGTTCACCTCAACCGATGATTATCAAGCCATTAAGCCTCTCCTTTGCTTAGCGACATCAGAAGGTAAAGCAGAACAAGCGCTCTTTCAGTATCTTAAATCAGAAGAACAATCCCTATTTCTATACGAAAAGGAGGGAATGCTTGCCGGGTGCATGGGAATAAAGTTCACTACTAACTACAATGCTGTCATCCAACAAATTGCAGTCTCGCCGGGTTATAGGAAACAGAGGATCGGTAAAAGCATGGTTGAGTTTATCCTTGAACAATATAAGCTAAGAGAGTTATCGGCTGAAACGGATGATGAGGCAGTAGGCTTTTATCAGAAACTTGGATTTGAAGTGAAAAGCCTTGGTGAAAAGTATAAAGGTGTGACCAGGTATCAGTGCACTCTATATCAAAACTAG
- a CDS encoding class I SAM-dependent methyltransferase has product MKRDELFLEELKEMDEEFSGWDFSYVSGTGRIQSGALSWSYGSKVRRLMRNTEAMLDMGTGGGEFLSQLRPLPDYTAATEGYEPNLPVAKNRLEPLGVKIVQINEDDKLPFEDNRFDLIVNKHESFDPSEVKRVLKPGGTFLTQQVGGLDCLQINEALHAKENQYKDWNLTEAMNGLKAQEFKVVTIREDYPVQRFFDIGALVYYLKAIPWQVPDFNLEDYQDELYSINEIIKDRGYFEVRQHRFLIQAER; this is encoded by the coding sequence ATGAAGAGGGATGAGCTATTTTTAGAAGAATTGAAGGAAATGGACGAGGAATTCAGTGGTTGGGATTTTTCTTATGTTAGTGGAACAGGCAGGATTCAAAGCGGAGCTTTATCATGGTCTTACGGGAGTAAAGTACGAAGGTTGATGAGAAATACAGAAGCTATGCTTGATATGGGCACGGGCGGCGGAGAGTTCCTATCACAATTGCGTCCTTTGCCTGATTATACAGCTGCAACAGAAGGCTACGAGCCCAATCTTCCGGTTGCAAAAAATCGTCTTGAGCCTTTAGGGGTGAAGATAGTACAAATCAATGAAGATGACAAACTTCCTTTTGAAGACAATAGGTTCGATTTAATTGTAAATAAGCACGAGTCGTTTGATCCCTCAGAAGTGAAAAGAGTTTTAAAACCAGGAGGGACGTTTTTGACTCAACAGGTGGGCGGGCTTGATTGCCTGCAGATCAATGAAGCCCTTCATGCAAAAGAGAATCAATACAAAGATTGGAATCTGACTGAAGCTATGAATGGATTGAAAGCTCAGGAGTTCAAGGTGGTAACGATCCGTGAAGATTATCCTGTTCAACGTTTTTTCGATATCGGTGCCCTTGTTTATTACTTAAAAGCTATTCCGTGGCAGGTTCCTGATTTCAACTTGGAAGACTACCAGGATGAACTCTACTCTATTAATGAAATAATAAAAGACAGAGGATATTTTGAAGTAAGGCAGCACAGGTTCTTAATACAGGCTGAAAGATAG
- a CDS encoding glycosyltransferase family 2 protein — MRRSLISLILPSFNEEENIPLIYENLHHIMALVNYDYELIFIDDGSEDQTLEYIQDLGRKHPHVKYVSFTRNFGKEAALLAGLEKSNGDAVIIMDADLQHPAFLIPEMIQGYEEGYDQVIAKRNRNGESPLRKTLSTLFYKGINQLVDVTLKNGIGDFRLLSRPVVNDILKLSEGNRFSKGLFAWVGYEEKVINYENVARQSGSSKWSLSKLLNYAIDGLVSFNTRPLRICLYTGMLILLMSLGYIAFIFVQIVRNGIDVPGYFSTISAILFLGGVQLLSLGVIGEYIGRMYNEVKRRPHYLVKESNIHDSKNKVSQ; from the coding sequence ATGAGAAGGTCATTAATATCCTTGATTTTGCCCTCTTTTAACGAAGAGGAAAACATACCATTAATTTATGAGAACCTGCATCACATCATGGCATTGGTAAACTATGATTACGAATTAATCTTCATTGATGACGGAAGTGAAGACCAGACGCTTGAGTATATTCAGGATCTGGGAAGAAAACATCCACATGTAAAATATGTTTCATTTACAAGGAACTTCGGAAAAGAGGCTGCTCTATTAGCGGGTCTCGAAAAATCTAATGGTGATGCAGTCATCATAATGGATGCTGATTTGCAGCACCCGGCTTTTCTCATTCCTGAAATGATCCAGGGATATGAAGAAGGCTACGATCAAGTCATCGCAAAGCGGAACCGTAATGGGGAATCCCCCTTACGAAAAACCCTCTCCACACTTTTTTACAAAGGAATTAATCAATTAGTTGATGTCACGCTTAAAAATGGGATCGGCGATTTCCGTTTGCTGAGCCGCCCTGTAGTGAATGATATATTAAAATTAAGTGAAGGAAACCGCTTTTCGAAAGGATTATTCGCGTGGGTTGGTTATGAGGAAAAAGTAATTAATTACGAGAACGTCGCCCGCCAATCAGGTTCTTCGAAATGGTCGCTTTCTAAACTGCTGAACTACGCAATCGATGGGCTTGTATCATTTAATACAAGACCACTGCGTATATGCTTGTACACAGGGATGTTGATCTTATTAATGTCACTCGGGTACATCGCCTTCATATTCGTGCAGATTGTAAGAAACGGCATTGATGTGCCAGGCTATTTCAGTACGATATCTGCTATTCTCTTCCTCGGAGGAGTCCAGCTGCTCAGTCTAGGCGTCATTGGTGAATATATTGGAAGAATGTACAACGAAGTGAAGCGGCGTCCGCACTATTTAGTAAAGGAATCCAACATTCATGATTCAAAAAATAAAGTCTCTCAATAA
- a CDS encoding GtrA family protein — MIQKIKSLNNELTRFILVGGINTLNYYFIFLLLHNLLRAHYMVAHITGFLVSFVISFYLNTYFTYRVKPTLKKFLQFPLTQVVNLSTSSFLVYALVEWFALNSNLAPIIAVFFTVPITFIVTSKILKQ, encoded by the coding sequence ATGATTCAAAAAATAAAGTCTCTCAATAATGAGTTAACCCGGTTTATCCTGGTCGGAGGAATCAATACACTCAATTACTATTTCATCTTTCTACTGCTTCACAACCTCCTCCGGGCTCATTATATGGTCGCTCACATTACCGGGTTTTTGGTCAGCTTTGTCATCTCGTTTTACTTGAATACGTATTTTACGTACAGGGTGAAGCCGACCTTAAAAAAATTTTTACAATTTCCATTGACGCAAGTGGTCAACCTCTCGACCTCATCCTTTCTCGTCTATGCATTAGTCGAGTGGTTTGCCCTGAATAGTAACCTTGCACCAATCATCGCCGTATTCTTCACAGTACCCATCACATTCATTGTGACAAGTAAAATATTAAAGCAGTAA